One part of the Anaeromyxobacter sp. Fw109-5 genome encodes these proteins:
- a CDS encoding cytochrome C oxidase subunit IV family protein — MADLARAQGATAHGAVHRRQYVVVFVVLGVLTLVELGVARTPGIARAAVVLALVSLAVAKAALIALFYMHLRFETRILRLTVLGPLLAPAAYGVILIAERAWRATS, encoded by the coding sequence ATGGCCGATCTCGCCCGAGCGCAGGGAGCCACGGCGCACGGCGCCGTGCACCGGCGGCAGTACGTCGTCGTCTTCGTCGTCCTCGGCGTCCTGACCCTGGTCGAGCTCGGGGTCGCGCGGACGCCCGGGATCGCACGCGCGGCCGTGGTCCTCGCGCTGGTGAGCCTCGCCGTCGCCAAGGCGGCGCTCATCGCGCTCTTCTACATGCACCTGCGCTTCGAGACGCGCATCCTGCGGCTCACGGTGCTCGGCCCGCTGCTGGCGCCCGCCGCCTACGGCGTCATCCTCATCGCCGAGCGCGCCTGGAGGGCGACGTCATGA
- a CDS encoding cytochrome c oxidase subunit 3: MAVALHGHAPAAWPPDAQYGAATPGKIGMWIFLLSDAFSFAGLLIAMGILRSGQPEWIRQGEPALAIPFTALLTFLLVATSLTNVLAWAAAAEGRRRAAAALLAVTAAGGVLFLAGQYHEWFGLWGPGLTEEGLVLGRSARASTFYVITGYHGLHVLVGVVYILAVLARYLRGLATAHHVELLGLYWCFVDFVWIFVFSFVYLMP; encoded by the coding sequence ATGGCTGTCGCGCTCCACGGTCACGCGCCAGCTGCCTGGCCGCCGGACGCCCAGTACGGCGCGGCGACGCCGGGGAAGATCGGCATGTGGATCTTCCTCCTCTCGGACGCCTTCTCGTTCGCCGGCCTGCTCATCGCGATGGGGATCCTGCGGAGCGGCCAGCCGGAGTGGATCCGGCAGGGCGAGCCGGCGCTCGCGATCCCGTTCACCGCCCTCCTCACGTTCCTGCTCGTCGCCACGAGCCTCACGAACGTGCTCGCCTGGGCGGCCGCGGCCGAGGGCCGGCGCCGCGCCGCCGCCGCGCTCCTCGCGGTGACCGCCGCGGGCGGCGTGCTGTTCCTGGCCGGCCAGTACCACGAGTGGTTCGGGCTCTGGGGGCCGGGGCTCACGGAGGAGGGGCTCGTCCTCGGTCGCTCGGCGCGCGCGAGCACCTTCTACGTGATCACCGGCTACCACGGGCTGCACGTGCTGGTCGGCGTCGTCTACATCCTCGCCGTGCTCGCGCGCTACCTGCGCGGGCTCGCGACCGCGCACCACGTCGAGCTCCTCGGGCTGTACTGGTGCTTCGTCGACTTCGTCTGGATCTTCGTCTTCTCCTTCGTCTACCTCATGCCCTGA
- a CDS encoding SCO family protein, whose protein sequence is MPASARAARLDSAVRAAAARPLLWVGAVLLLAAWPVVWALRTDVPPPPPVLGEVPAFELVDQDGRAFGSADLSGRIWVASFIFTRCPTVCPAITRQMERVQERTRSLEPALHLVSFSVDPEHDTPARLAAYAREHRANPRRWRFLTGSTDAVRETVERGLRVSMGREGGDPSPAAISHGTHLVLIDSSARIRGYYDPAEPDALDRLVRDAALLANRG, encoded by the coding sequence ATGCCCGCCTCCGCGCGCGCCGCACGACTCGACTCCGCGGTCCGCGCCGCTGCTGCTCGTCCGCTCCTCTGGGTGGGAGCCGTCCTCCTGCTCGCCGCCTGGCCGGTGGTCTGGGCGCTGCGGACAGACGTGCCGCCTCCGCCGCCCGTGCTGGGGGAGGTGCCCGCGTTCGAGCTCGTCGATCAGGACGGGCGAGCGTTCGGCTCCGCCGACCTGTCCGGCCGGATCTGGGTGGCGAGCTTCATCTTCACCCGCTGTCCGACCGTCTGCCCGGCCATCACGCGTCAGATGGAGCGCGTGCAGGAACGGACGCGGAGCCTCGAGCCGGCGCTCCACCTCGTCTCGTTCAGCGTCGATCCCGAGCACGACACGCCCGCCCGGCTCGCCGCCTACGCGCGCGAGCACCGCGCGAATCCTCGCCGGTGGCGGTTCCTCACCGGCTCCACCGACGCGGTGCGGGAGACGGTCGAGCGGGGCCTGCGGGTGAGCATGGGCCGCGAGGGGGGCGACCCCTCGCCTGCCGCCATCTCGCACGGCACGCACCTCGTCCTCATCGACAGCTCGGCGCGGATCCGCGGCTACTACGACCCCGCCGAACCCGACGCCCTCGACCGGCTGGTGCGCGACGCCGCGCTCCTCGCCAACCGCGGATGA
- a CDS encoding cation/acetate symporter produces the protein MSSEMYERMRSNPKFHLLVARRGRFAWTLAITVLAVFYGFVMLVAFNPGALGVPVADGSPLTVGVALGLFMFVFFWILTALYVRRANGEFDALTADVVKDARDRAAQEAARKAGSVAQRTLGALLLLAAPALALAGPAVDGIAEKQPLNVHAIGMFLAFVALTMGITYWASRRTRSTADFYTAGGGITGFQNGLAIAGDYMSAATLLGLTAMTYTQGFDGYMYMIAFFVGWPVILFLMAERLRNLGRFTFADITSYRLDQGKVRTMAAVSSLIVVCFYLIAQMVGAGQLIKLLFGLDYAVAVIAVGTLMMVYVIFGGMIATTWVQIIKAGMLLTGGTLVMVLAMSRFGFSYATLVERATAVHKLGPKLFAPGPLLADPVNAISLGMGLMFGTAGLPHILMRFFTVTNAKEARKSVLYASGFVGYFFNVIFLMGLCAILIVGQDPAFFEGGKLVGGGNMVAMHLAKAVGGNYLLGFLAAVAFATILAVVSGLALAGASAISHDLYARVIKQGKATEQAEMRVSKMATVGLGIVAIGLGILFEKQNVAFMVGLAFGIAAAANFPVLILSMYWKGLTTRGAVAGGYGGLVSAVLFVLLSKSVWVSVLGNAKAIFPYDQPALFAMPVAFLVTFVVSRLDASPRARAEAEAFEDQYVRAQTGFGAATASKH, from the coding sequence ATGAGCAGCGAGATGTACGAACGGATGCGCAGCAACCCCAAGTTCCACCTGCTGGTCGCCCGGCGTGGACGGTTCGCGTGGACCCTCGCGATCACCGTCCTGGCCGTCTTCTACGGCTTCGTGATGCTGGTGGCCTTCAACCCCGGCGCGCTCGGCGTGCCGGTCGCGGACGGCTCGCCCTTGACGGTCGGCGTGGCCCTCGGCCTCTTCATGTTCGTCTTCTTCTGGATCCTCACCGCCCTCTACGTCCGGCGGGCGAACGGCGAGTTCGACGCGCTGACCGCGGACGTCGTGAAGGACGCCCGGGACCGGGCGGCGCAGGAGGCCGCGCGCAAGGCCGGCTCGGTCGCCCAGCGCACGCTGGGCGCCCTGCTCCTGCTCGCCGCACCCGCCCTCGCCCTCGCGGGCCCGGCGGTGGACGGGATCGCGGAGAAGCAGCCCCTCAACGTGCACGCCATCGGGATGTTCCTCGCGTTCGTCGCCCTGACGATGGGGATCACCTACTGGGCGTCGCGCCGGACCCGCTCCACGGCCGACTTCTACACGGCCGGCGGCGGCATCACCGGCTTCCAGAACGGCCTCGCCATCGCCGGTGACTACATGTCGGCGGCCACGCTGCTCGGCCTCACCGCCATGACGTACACGCAGGGCTTCGACGGCTACATGTACATGATCGCGTTCTTCGTGGGCTGGCCGGTCATCCTGTTCCTCATGGCCGAGCGCCTGCGGAACCTGGGCCGCTTCACCTTCGCCGACATCACGTCCTACCGCCTCGACCAGGGGAAGGTGCGCACGATGGCGGCGGTCTCGTCGCTCATCGTGGTGTGCTTCTACCTCATCGCCCAGATGGTGGGCGCCGGCCAGCTCATCAAGCTGCTGTTCGGGCTCGACTACGCCGTGGCGGTGATCGCCGTGGGCACGCTGATGATGGTCTACGTGATCTTCGGCGGGATGATCGCCACCACGTGGGTGCAGATCATCAAGGCGGGCATGCTGCTCACCGGCGGCACGCTGGTGATGGTGCTCGCCATGAGCCGGTTCGGCTTCTCCTACGCCACGCTGGTCGAGCGGGCCACCGCCGTCCACAAGCTCGGGCCCAAGCTCTTCGCGCCCGGCCCGCTCCTCGCCGATCCGGTGAACGCCATCTCGCTGGGCATGGGGCTCATGTTCGGCACGGCCGGCCTGCCCCACATCCTGATGCGCTTCTTCACGGTCACGAACGCCAAGGAGGCCCGCAAGTCCGTGCTCTACGCCTCGGGCTTCGTCGGCTACTTCTTCAACGTCATCTTCCTGATGGGCCTCTGCGCGATCCTCATCGTCGGCCAGGACCCCGCCTTCTTCGAGGGCGGCAAGCTCGTCGGCGGCGGCAACATGGTGGCCATGCACCTCGCCAAGGCCGTCGGCGGGAACTACCTCCTCGGCTTCCTCGCGGCCGTCGCCTTCGCGACCATCCTCGCGGTCGTCTCGGGCCTCGCGCTCGCGGGCGCCTCCGCGATCTCGCACGACCTCTACGCGCGCGTCATCAAGCAGGGGAAGGCGACCGAGCAGGCCGAGATGCGCGTCTCCAAGATGGCGACGGTCGGCCTCGGGATCGTGGCCATCGGCCTCGGGATCCTCTTCGAGAAGCAGAACGTGGCGTTCATGGTGGGCCTCGCCTTCGGCATCGCCGCCGCGGCGAACTTCCCGGTGCTGATCCTCTCGATGTACTGGAAGGGCCTCACCACCCGGGGCGCCGTCGCGGGCGGCTACGGCGGCCTCGTCTCCGCGGTGCTGTTCGTCCTGCTCTCGAAGTCGGTGTGGGTGAGCGTCCTCGGCAACGCGAAGGCGATCTTCCCTTACGACCAGCCCGCGCTCTTCGCGATGCCCGTCGCGTTCCTCGTGACCTTCGTCGTCTCGAGGCTCGACGCGTCCCCGCGCGCCCGCGCCGAGGCGGAGGCGTTCGAGGATCAATACGTGCGCGCCCAGACCGGCTTCGGGGCGGCGACGGCGAGCAAGCACTGA
- a CDS encoding AsmA-like C-terminal region-containing protein yields the protein MSEPRPKRRWPKILAAVVLVLVVLVAGVLLALDRILLSQARKQAATLSQQLGRPVEIGGVATKLWGGLGVRVTDVKIGAGEGEPLPLAELRRAEVEANLLRALRTGGEEIQVDEAVLEGLRVNVVKLPDGTTNLERVADRLAKPEEERPAEPAPPEQPPFRLLRVDRAAVENARIAFLDRTVPGAKELYVDDLDVEVKDLETGKPLELVVRAAVLAQTQNLELRVKAAPLPASLEVVPEEVVLKVQPIVLDPLAPFLPAELGFRGGRFQADLSADLGGAVPGGEGPLEVRGGFRATQLAFAGQEGGKALDVALDSDLEADMKAGELRIGKLELTAGPAALVGKGRATGLNGDSPRFEGLEIVGRNLDPQALVPYYPPLRKQMGGVVVAGPIGLVVRGSGGEAAQTAELRVDLTPVRLVVPQQLAKAAGAPLTLLVRADAAQGGGSMRFDATLDLAGADLRPGGTLAKKPGDPMSLRATGTYRQAGGGQEVRLDAVQLAVLRSRLDGKGKVALAGAGKTATTTFEAELRGERLDLDELLLPAPEAKEPAKEETEPLDPAAFAGLSGVADLRLGQLRMKHLEARNVAVRVRVKGDEVTFEQARLEAFGGAVSAAGTHLAVARPDAPFEVALDLKGVAGEEALKLLGDRKVIGGTLDAVLKLGGTGWNAGLLTKSVTGGVDGTLRNGAFFGKDLVASVASPLAAKLPFAASRLPEAGATKLGKELPFGFKIANGLASLSKPLRAETGQGTLSLEGGLRLDGTLAMPATFALAPELISRITGGRAKPTGPIPVAFELSGPAWRPSVGGLALDAAVKAIVEQAAAGAIGRAVGVEGSSVGEVTAKKKAEAEAKAREEAEKQQKRLEEEAKKKLKGLFGR from the coding sequence ATGTCCGAGCCCCGTCCGAAGCGGCGCTGGCCGAAGATCCTCGCCGCCGTCGTCCTCGTCCTGGTCGTCCTCGTCGCGGGCGTGCTCCTCGCGCTCGACCGCATCCTGCTCTCCCAGGCCCGAAAGCAGGCCGCGACGCTCTCGCAGCAGCTCGGCCGCCCGGTCGAGATCGGGGGCGTCGCGACCAAGCTCTGGGGCGGCCTGGGCGTGCGGGTGACCGACGTGAAGATCGGCGCCGGCGAGGGGGAGCCGCTGCCGCTCGCCGAGCTCCGGCGCGCGGAGGTGGAGGCGAACCTCCTCCGTGCCCTCCGGACCGGCGGAGAGGAGATCCAGGTCGACGAGGCGGTCCTCGAGGGGCTCCGCGTCAACGTCGTGAAGCTGCCCGACGGCACCACGAACCTGGAGCGCGTCGCGGACCGCCTGGCGAAGCCCGAGGAGGAGCGGCCCGCCGAGCCTGCGCCGCCGGAGCAGCCTCCCTTCCGCCTGCTCCGCGTGGATCGGGCGGCGGTCGAGAACGCGCGCATCGCCTTCCTGGACCGCACCGTCCCGGGCGCGAAGGAGCTGTACGTCGACGATCTCGACGTCGAGGTGAAGGACCTCGAGACTGGCAAGCCGCTCGAGCTGGTGGTCCGCGCGGCGGTGCTCGCGCAGACGCAGAACCTGGAGCTGCGCGTGAAGGCGGCGCCGCTGCCCGCGTCGCTCGAGGTCGTCCCGGAGGAGGTCGTGCTGAAGGTGCAGCCGATCGTCCTCGATCCGCTCGCCCCCTTCCTGCCGGCCGAGCTCGGCTTTCGGGGAGGGCGCTTCCAGGCGGATCTCTCCGCGGATCTCGGCGGCGCCGTCCCGGGCGGAGAGGGACCGCTCGAGGTCCGCGGGGGCTTTCGCGCGACGCAGCTCGCCTTCGCCGGGCAGGAGGGCGGCAAGGCGCTGGACGTCGCGCTCGACTCGGACCTCGAGGCGGACATGAAGGCGGGGGAGCTTCGCATCGGCAAGCTGGAGCTCACCGCCGGGCCTGCGGCGCTCGTCGGAAAGGGGCGGGCGACCGGGCTCAACGGTGACTCGCCCAGGTTCGAGGGGCTGGAGATCGTCGGGCGAAACCTCGACCCGCAGGCGCTCGTCCCGTACTACCCGCCCCTCAGGAAGCAGATGGGGGGTGTCGTGGTCGCCGGACCGATCGGGCTCGTGGTGCGCGGCTCGGGCGGCGAGGCGGCGCAGACGGCCGAGCTCCGCGTCGATCTCACGCCGGTGCGGCTCGTGGTACCGCAGCAGCTCGCGAAGGCGGCCGGCGCGCCCCTGACCCTGCTCGTGCGGGCCGACGCGGCGCAGGGGGGCGGGAGCATGCGCTTCGACGCGACGCTCGATCTCGCCGGCGCGGACCTCCGGCCGGGCGGGACGCTCGCGAAGAAGCCCGGCGATCCCATGTCGCTGCGGGCCACCGGTACCTACCGCCAGGCGGGCGGCGGGCAGGAGGTGCGGCTCGACGCCGTCCAGCTCGCGGTCCTGCGCTCGCGGCTCGATGGGAAGGGGAAGGTGGCGCTGGCGGGCGCGGGCAAGACGGCCACCACGACGTTCGAGGCGGAGCTGCGCGGCGAGCGGCTGGATTTGGACGAGCTGCTCCTCCCCGCGCCCGAGGCGAAGGAGCCCGCGAAGGAGGAGACCGAGCCGCTCGATCCGGCGGCGTTCGCCGGGCTCTCCGGGGTCGCCGACCTGCGCCTCGGCCAGCTGCGCATGAAGCACCTCGAGGCGCGCAACGTCGCCGTGCGGGTGCGCGTGAAGGGCGACGAGGTCACCTTCGAGCAGGCGCGCCTGGAGGCCTTCGGCGGCGCGGTGTCGGCCGCCGGCACGCACCTCGCGGTGGCGCGCCCCGACGCGCCGTTCGAGGTCGCGCTCGACCTGAAGGGAGTCGCCGGCGAGGAGGCGCTGAAGCTGCTCGGCGACCGCAAGGTGATCGGCGGGACGCTCGACGCCGTGTTGAAGCTCGGCGGCACCGGCTGGAACGCCGGGCTCCTGACGAAGTCGGTCACGGGCGGCGTGGACGGCACGCTGCGCAACGGCGCCTTCTTCGGCAAGGACCTGGTCGCCTCGGTGGCGAGCCCCCTCGCGGCGAAGCTCCCGTTCGCGGCGTCCCGCCTGCCGGAGGCCGGCGCGACGAAGCTCGGCAAGGAGCTGCCGTTCGGCTTCAAGATCGCGAACGGCCTCGCGTCGCTGTCGAAGCCGCTGCGCGCCGAGACCGGGCAGGGCACGCTCTCGCTCGAGGGAGGCTTGCGGCTCGACGGCACGCTCGCCATGCCCGCGACGTTCGCGCTCGCGCCCGAGCTCATCTCGAGGATCACCGGCGGTCGCGCGAAGCCCACGGGCCCGATCCCCGTCGCCTTCGAGCTGAGCGGCCCGGCGTGGAGGCCCAGCGTGGGGGGGCTCGCGCTGGACGCGGCGGTGAAGGCCATCGTGGAGCAGGCCGCGGCCGGGGCGATCGGCCGGGCCGTCGGCGTCGAGGGCTCGTCCGTGGGCGAGGTGACCGCGAAGAAGAAGGCGGAGGCGGAGGCGAAGGCGCGGGAGGAGGCCGAGAAGCAGCAGAAGAGGCTGGAGGAGGAGGCGAAGAAGAAGCTGAAGGGGCTGTTCGGGAGGTGA
- a CDS encoding methyltransferase domain-containing protein, with the protein MSLRVSDLKRVLPPSAVQVARGLQTCLPGARRSWGRTGGTDSAPYCYEVFLKHLTLCAEAGMGAVPRSVAEIGPGDSIGIGLAMLLAGAERYAGLDVVPYSLAAHNGLVLEELIAFLRERRPNPSWGWPNYDHLLDGEFFPSRILGRDALRASLEPARLDGIRAALEGRPSGSIHVGYHCPWTSASAIEPASVDWIYSQSVMEHVDDLEEAYAAMQRWLRPGGFVSHQIDLRSHELFPEWNGHWGVSRLAWRVMRGRRVYLINRLPYSAHARAIRRFFEVRTELLHEEEDGLPARRLRAPFDHLDDRERRTSGYFVVAVKR; encoded by the coding sequence GTGTCTCTCCGAGTCTCGGATCTGAAGCGCGTGCTGCCGCCGTCGGCGGTGCAGGTCGCGCGCGGCCTGCAGACCTGCCTGCCGGGCGCGCGGCGCAGCTGGGGGCGCACCGGCGGGACCGACTCCGCTCCCTACTGCTACGAGGTCTTCCTGAAGCACCTCACCCTGTGCGCGGAGGCCGGCATGGGCGCGGTGCCGCGCTCGGTCGCCGAGATCGGGCCGGGGGACTCGATCGGCATCGGCCTCGCCATGCTCCTCGCCGGCGCGGAGCGCTACGCCGGGCTCGACGTGGTCCCGTACTCGCTCGCCGCCCACAACGGGCTCGTGCTGGAGGAGCTGATCGCGTTCCTGCGCGAGCGCCGGCCGAACCCGTCATGGGGGTGGCCCAACTACGACCACCTGCTGGACGGCGAGTTCTTCCCGAGCCGAATCCTGGGCCGCGACGCGCTCCGGGCGAGCCTCGAGCCGGCCCGCCTCGACGGGATCCGGGCGGCCCTCGAGGGCCGCCCGAGCGGCTCCATCCACGTCGGATATCACTGTCCGTGGACGTCCGCCTCGGCGATCGAGCCCGCCTCGGTGGACTGGATCTACTCGCAGTCGGTGATGGAGCACGTGGACGACTTGGAGGAGGCGTACGCCGCCATGCAACGCTGGCTCAGGCCGGGCGGCTTCGTGAGCCACCAGATCGACCTGCGCTCGCACGAGCTCTTCCCGGAGTGGAACGGGCACTGGGGCGTGTCGCGCCTGGCGTGGCGGGTCATGCGGGGTCGCCGCGTGTACCTCATCAACCGGCTGCCCTACAGCGCGCACGCGCGGGCGATCCGCCGGTTCTTCGAGGTGCGCACCGAGCTGCTGCACGAGGAGGAGGACGGGCTCCCGGCGCGGAGGCTCCGGGCTCCCTTCGACCACCTCGACGACCGCGAGCGGCGGACCTCGGGCTACTTCGTGGTCGCGGTGAAGCGCTGA
- a CDS encoding MSCRAMM family adhesin SdrC: MFATACGGGGGASASRCDGATWTGDDPAADRDGDGLLNADECAGGLDPARADTDGDGALDGAEVAAGTDPADADTDDDGLADGAETSQGTDPKDADTDGDELTDGAEVDGGTDPTLSDTDADGLADGDEGTYGTDPRSADSDSDGLGDGDEIALGYDPADPTDPPSGGVCGVLAACARDALAPVHWAERAVGDFRLALPGSAATSEVAFTGAPAGRRAAVGFDLRDATVAGFLLSMDEPVAGGSPAAQLDALAARLAAATGAPWTGTEPVAGRAIQTWDGFPAIVSARVNLTGPSDLPAVRLAALAAMAGLPTTALSGLPSGATFGAGTDFVLGLEVVSRENAQGDAKRVVVVAAIAPKAEFDARAKPARLALSDLSGGTAIGQSGDGESTRCEHLDVASEPKADFVWMSDISASTDDERGPIAGNARAVFTRLEDLGIDFRMGVVKHTSNSVTDRTPAGQLLGAGFTRDETTFAGFWSDVASSDGQEYGLTAVDDVIGPAGTAVPRTATEEARKVREGVKLVVVYVSDEHAQEVERTCSAAVKDACNNPSDADYPCADLTGNACIAGAVQPFIDTLAAQDAIAFGIIAPPPGGCATSYEVGWGYAEAIQATGGSYGSVCASDPGQTLDDIVNAVAGASSSMKLTGAPIALTLKVVVTPANAACAPDDPTAGLRELARSQVDGFDYDPVSNTIFFVGPSRPQLGDTVTVSYREWVDRTANPDPDGTDCCGGCNDRMWCNVATCKCQSAG, translated from the coding sequence GTGTTCGCGACGGCGTGCGGTGGTGGCGGCGGCGCTTCGGCGTCGCGCTGTGACGGCGCGACGTGGACCGGGGACGACCCCGCCGCGGATCGCGACGGCGACGGGCTCCTGAACGCGGACGAGTGCGCGGGCGGGCTCGATCCCGCGCGAGCGGACACCGACGGCGACGGCGCGCTCGACGGGGCGGAGGTCGCCGCAGGCACGGACCCAGCGGACGCGGACACGGACGACGACGGCCTCGCCGACGGGGCGGAGACGAGCCAAGGCACCGACCCGAAGGACGCCGACACCGACGGCGACGAGCTGACGGACGGCGCGGAGGTGGACGGCGGGACCGACCCGACCCTCTCGGACACGGACGCCGACGGCCTCGCCGACGGGGACGAGGGGACCTACGGGACCGATCCCCGGAGCGCCGACTCGGATTCGGACGGGCTGGGCGACGGGGACGAGATCGCCCTCGGCTACGACCCGGCGGACCCGACCGACCCTCCCTCCGGCGGCGTGTGCGGCGTGCTCGCCGCCTGCGCTCGCGACGCGCTCGCCCCGGTGCACTGGGCGGAGCGCGCGGTGGGAGACTTCAGGCTCGCGTTGCCGGGCAGCGCCGCGACGAGCGAGGTCGCGTTCACGGGAGCGCCGGCCGGCCGTCGCGCGGCGGTCGGCTTCGACCTGCGCGACGCCACGGTCGCCGGGTTCCTCTTGTCGATGGACGAGCCGGTCGCGGGCGGCAGCCCCGCCGCGCAGCTCGACGCCCTCGCGGCCCGCCTCGCGGCGGCGACCGGCGCCCCGTGGACGGGGACCGAGCCCGTCGCCGGCCGCGCGATCCAGACCTGGGACGGGTTCCCCGCGATCGTGTCCGCGCGCGTGAACCTCACCGGCCCCAGCGACCTGCCTGCCGTGCGGCTCGCGGCGCTGGCGGCGATGGCCGGCCTCCCTACCACCGCGCTCTCCGGCCTTCCCAGCGGGGCGACGTTCGGCGCGGGCACGGACTTCGTCCTGGGGCTCGAGGTGGTCTCGCGCGAGAACGCGCAGGGCGACGCGAAGCGCGTGGTGGTCGTCGCGGCGATCGCGCCGAAGGCCGAGTTCGACGCTCGCGCGAAGCCGGCGCGGCTCGCGCTCTCCGACCTGTCGGGTGGTACCGCGATCGGTCAGTCCGGCGACGGCGAGAGCACGCGCTGCGAGCACCTCGACGTGGCGAGCGAGCCCAAGGCGGACTTCGTCTGGATGAGCGACATCTCCGCCTCGACGGACGACGAGCGCGGCCCGATCGCGGGGAACGCCCGCGCGGTGTTCACGCGGCTCGAGGACCTCGGGATCGACTTCCGCATGGGCGTCGTGAAGCACACCTCAAACTCGGTGACGGACAGGACCCCCGCGGGCCAGCTCCTCGGCGCGGGGTTCACGCGCGACGAGACCACCTTCGCCGGCTTCTGGTCCGACGTCGCGAGCAGCGACGGCCAGGAGTACGGCCTCACCGCCGTCGACGACGTGATCGGCCCGGCCGGCACCGCGGTCCCGCGCACCGCGACCGAGGAAGCTCGCAAGGTCCGGGAGGGCGTGAAGCTCGTCGTCGTCTACGTCTCCGACGAGCACGCCCAGGAGGTGGAGAGAACCTGCTCGGCGGCGGTGAAGGACGCGTGCAACAACCCCAGCGACGCGGACTACCCATGCGCGGATCTCACCGGCAACGCCTGCATCGCCGGGGCGGTCCAGCCATTCATCGACACGCTCGCCGCCCAGGACGCGATCGCCTTCGGGATCATCGCGCCGCCCCCCGGGGGCTGTGCGACGAGCTACGAGGTCGGCTGGGGATACGCGGAGGCGATCCAGGCGACCGGCGGCTCCTACGGCTCCGTCTGCGCCTCGGATCCCGGGCAGACGCTCGACGACATCGTCAACGCCGTCGCGGGCGCGTCCTCCAGCATGAAGCTCACCGGAGCCCCCATCGCCCTCACGCTCAAGGTCGTCGTCACGCCTGCGAACGCCGCCTGCGCTCCCGACGACCCCACCGCCGGGCTCCGCGAGCTCGCGCGCAGCCAGGTGGACGGCTTCGACTACGACCCGGTGAGCAACACCATCTTCTTCGTCGGCCCGAGCCGCCCGCAGCTCGGCGACACCGTCACGGTGAGCTACCGGGAGTGGGTGGACCGGACCGCGAACCCGGACCCGGACGGCACCGACTGCTGCGGCGGGTGCAACGACCGGATGTGGTGCAACGTCGCCACGTGCAAGTGCCAGTCGGCCGGCTGA
- a CDS encoding trans-acting enoyl reductase family protein produces the protein MAGRRYDVTLFGATGFAGRQAARYLSEHATPGLLWAVAGRNRAKLELLQAETHASGLVVADADDPATLDELAAGTRVLASTAGPFAHRGGPVVEACVRQRTDYADITGETAWVRGLVDRHHAAAAAAGIRLVPFCGFDSVPSDLGTLLVASFIRDRWGQDTRRVSASFALRGGWSGGTLATLLHSAETGELEVGRDVLLLNPPEHASDAERARSVDRDAVEWDPVRRVWLAPFAMARVNTRVVRRSNALLAAAGRGYGPEFAYEEAGEHRTRAAAAATRLGLKILERALAWEPSRALIRRLGPAPGEGPPETAREHGAVRLRLVGEAASGRLVRATLAASGDPGSRVTVMCLCQAALALAMQRDALPRSPAGGVLTPATGLGLLLLDRLEAAGLQIEIGPLVRA, from the coding sequence GTGGCCGGCAGGCGGTACGACGTCACGCTCTTCGGTGCGACCGGCTTCGCCGGCCGGCAGGCGGCGCGGTACCTGTCGGAGCACGCGACCCCGGGCCTCCTCTGGGCGGTCGCCGGTCGCAACCGCGCGAAGCTCGAGCTGCTCCAGGCCGAGACGCACGCCAGCGGCCTCGTCGTCGCCGACGCCGACGATCCCGCCACGCTCGACGAGCTGGCCGCCGGCACCCGGGTGCTGGCCAGCACCGCGGGTCCGTTCGCCCATCGAGGTGGCCCGGTCGTGGAGGCGTGCGTCCGCCAGCGCACCGACTACGCCGACATCACGGGCGAGACGGCGTGGGTCCGCGGCCTCGTGGACCGTCACCACGCCGCGGCCGCCGCGGCGGGGATCCGCCTCGTGCCGTTCTGCGGGTTCGACTCGGTTCCCTCGGATCTCGGCACGCTCCTCGTCGCCTCCTTCATCCGCGATCGCTGGGGGCAGGACACCCGCCGGGTGAGCGCGAGCTTCGCGCTGCGCGGCGGCTGGAGCGGTGGGACGCTCGCGACCCTGTTGCACTCGGCGGAGACCGGGGAGCTCGAGGTCGGCCGCGACGTGCTGCTCCTCAACCCTCCGGAGCACGCGAGCGACGCGGAGCGGGCGCGCAGCGTGGACCGCGACGCCGTCGAATGGGATCCGGTCCGCCGCGTCTGGCTCGCGCCCTTCGCGATGGCGCGCGTGAACACCCGAGTCGTCCGGCGCAGCAACGCGCTCCTCGCCGCGGCGGGGCGCGGCTACGGGCCGGAGTTCGCGTACGAGGAGGCGGGCGAGCACCGCACGCGCGCGGCCGCGGCGGCGACGCGGCTGGGCCTGAAGATCCTCGAGCGCGCGCTCGCGTGGGAGCCGTCGCGCGCGCTCATCCGGCGCCTGGGGCCCGCGCCCGGAGAGGGACCGCCGGAGACCGCCCGCGAGCACGGAGCCGTGCGGCTGCGCCTGGTGGGCGAGGCGGCTTCCGGGCGGCTCGTGCGGGCGACGCTCGCCGCGAGCGGGGATCCCGGCAGCCGCGTGACGGTGATGTGCCTCTGCCAGGCGGCGCTCGCCCTCGCGATGCAGCGCGACGCGCTGCCGCGCTCGCCCGCCGGCGGGGTCCTCACGCCGGCGACCGGGCTCGGCCTCCTGCTGCTCGACCGCCTCGAGGCCGCCGGCTTGCAGATCGAGATCGGGCCCCTGGTGCGTGCGTAG